One genomic window of Micrococcus flavus includes the following:
- the wecB gene encoding non-hydrolyzing UDP-N-acetylglucosamine 2-epimerase has translation MPKVMPIYGTRPEAIKVAPIVKALQADDRFECVVTVTGQHREMLDQVNELFGIDPAHDLNIIQPRQTLNGVFARTLDGLDAVLEQERPDAVVVQGDTTTSTAAAVAAFNRGVKVVHAEAGLRSFDILSPFPEEANRRITSQIAALHLPPTRVSRDNLLREAVRAEDVYVTGNTVIDALLEAVAAQVPFEDERLAALEASGRRVVLVTTHRRENQGDAMRGVGRALARLARAHDDVTFVLPAHRNPVVREAVLPALEGLGNVLVTEPLAYGEFTHLLSVAHVVLTDSGGVQEEAPSLGKPVLVMRENTERPEAVTAGTVRLIGTDEQVVVDEVTRLLTEEAAYTAMSQAVNPYGDGRAAERTVSAIAELLGVGERLSAFDGGDPA, from the coding sequence GTGCCCAAGGTCATGCCCATCTACGGAACACGCCCGGAGGCCATCAAGGTGGCCCCGATCGTGAAGGCGCTCCAGGCCGACGACCGGTTCGAGTGCGTCGTCACCGTCACGGGCCAGCATCGGGAGATGCTCGACCAGGTCAACGAGCTGTTCGGCATCGACCCGGCGCATGACCTCAACATCATCCAGCCGCGGCAGACGCTCAACGGGGTCTTCGCCCGCACCCTCGACGGGCTTGACGCCGTCCTCGAGCAGGAGCGGCCGGACGCCGTCGTGGTGCAGGGGGACACGACCACCTCGACGGCGGCCGCCGTCGCCGCCTTCAACCGCGGCGTCAAGGTGGTCCATGCCGAGGCCGGGCTGCGCTCCTTCGACATCCTCTCTCCGTTCCCTGAGGAGGCGAACCGCAGGATCACCAGCCAGATCGCCGCCCTGCACCTTCCGCCCACCCGGGTCAGCCGGGACAACCTGCTGCGGGAGGCGGTCCGCGCGGAGGACGTGTACGTCACGGGCAACACCGTGATCGACGCCCTGCTGGAGGCCGTGGCCGCGCAGGTGCCCTTCGAGGACGAGCGCCTGGCCGCGCTGGAGGCCTCGGGCCGTCGCGTGGTGCTGGTGACCACCCACCGGCGCGAGAACCAGGGGGACGCCATGCGCGGCGTCGGACGGGCGCTGGCCCGCCTGGCCCGGGCCCACGACGACGTCACGTTCGTCCTCCCGGCGCACCGCAACCCGGTGGTCCGCGAGGCCGTCCTGCCCGCCCTTGAGGGGCTCGGGAACGTCCTGGTCACCGAACCCCTGGCGTACGGCGAGTTCACCCACCTGCTCTCGGTGGCGCACGTCGTGCTCACGGACTCGGGCGGCGTGCAGGAGGAGGCCCCCTCGCTCGGCAAGCCCGTCCTGGTGATGCGGGAGAACACCGAGCGCCCCGAGGCCGTCACCGCGGGCACCGTGCGCCTGATTGGCACGGACGAGCAGGTGGTGGTCGACGAGGTCACCCGCCTGCTCACGGAGGAGGCCGCGTACACCGCGATGTCCCAGGCCGTGAACCCCTACGGCGACGGCCGCGCGGCGGAGCGCACGGTCTCGGCGATCGCCGAGCTGCTCGGCGTGGGCGAGCGGCTGTCGGCCTTCGACGGGGGGGATCCGGCGTGA
- a CDS encoding glycosyltransferase family 4 protein: MSGTGAGARGLGPTVRRGAGRARVVGRRAMDRATAAGRGAARAGRAALGVSTLPAVVWTAAWRGPAPNARPPAWRVLVPLPAPAALHRALTGLPRPSLDAWAPLGPRPADEPGVLLVPVGQLAAGSWEPDAAAALLARRSRRPGGDLLHSVVLTVPGGERSLARAVRRAAGGRVPGVLVASGAVPPDGSPAAGRLAAALGLADAVLVPDASRCEPALARLAAAAGRAVVGPADADTPATELADRGRAARLDLVRASDAVPGDWPDAPRASLSVRREPRRVVVAGHDLKFADGLIAELRAQGHEVRVDAWTGHARHDAEASRALAAWADVVHCEWSLGNLVWHSRHRRPGTRLTARTHLQEAATDFPARVRREAVDAWVFVAEHVRAQLVRDTGLDPARTRWIPNAVRLPGSEWSAAHPVDPTQRFTLGLVGALPERKGLDRALDVLALLRAEDPHFRLRIRGHRPEDLAWVRERPAARAYYAAQRRRMAEDPLLAGAVEWDPHGPDMDRWYASVGTVLSTSDFESFHFTLPDGAAHGRLPRSLAWAGADLLYPADWLAPDTAGLAAAVRDAVRDPEAWTASVHAARSFVARTYAEDLVLPALADAVLGVR, from the coding sequence GTGAGCGGGACCGGGGCGGGAGCCCGGGGGCTCGGGCCGACCGTGCGACGCGGGGCCGGGCGCGCCCGCGTGGTCGGCCGCCGGGCCATGGACCGGGCCACCGCGGCGGGGAGGGGCGCCGCGCGGGCCGGTCGGGCGGCGCTCGGCGTCAGCACCCTGCCCGCTGTCGTCTGGACGGCGGCGTGGCGCGGGCCCGCCCCGAACGCCCGTCCGCCGGCGTGGCGCGTCCTGGTCCCCCTGCCGGCCCCGGCCGCGCTGCACCGGGCGCTGACAGGCCTTCCGCGCCCCTCCTTGGACGCGTGGGCCCCCCTGGGACCCCGGCCCGCCGACGAGCCGGGCGTGCTCCTGGTGCCCGTGGGACAGCTTGCAGCGGGGTCCTGGGAGCCCGACGCCGCAGCCGCACTGCTGGCCCGCCGCTCCCGGCGGCCGGGCGGAGACCTCCTGCACTCGGTGGTGCTCACGGTCCCCGGCGGCGAGCGGTCGCTCGCGCGGGCCGTGCGCCGAGCCGCGGGCGGGCGGGTTCCGGGCGTGCTGGTCGCCTCGGGCGCGGTGCCCCCGGACGGCTCCCCCGCCGCCGGGCGCCTGGCCGCCGCGCTGGGGCTCGCGGACGCCGTGCTGGTCCCCGACGCCTCCCGGTGCGAGCCGGCCCTGGCCCGGCTCGCGGCCGCCGCCGGCCGGGCCGTCGTCGGCCCGGCGGACGCGGACACCCCCGCGACCGAGCTCGCCGATCGCGGCCGGGCCGCCCGCCTCGACCTGGTCCGCGCGTCGGACGCCGTGCCGGGCGACTGGCCCGACGCACCCCGGGCGTCCCTGAGCGTGCGGCGGGAGCCGCGGCGCGTCGTCGTGGCCGGCCACGACCTGAAGTTCGCGGACGGGCTGATCGCCGAGCTGCGGGCCCAGGGCCACGAGGTCCGAGTGGACGCGTGGACCGGCCACGCCCGCCACGACGCCGAGGCGAGCCGCGCGCTGGCGGCGTGGGCCGACGTCGTGCACTGCGAGTGGTCCCTGGGGAACCTGGTGTGGCATTCGCGTCACCGCCGCCCGGGGACACGGCTGACGGCGCGCACCCACCTGCAGGAGGCCGCCACGGACTTCCCGGCACGGGTGCGCCGCGAGGCGGTGGACGCCTGGGTGTTCGTGGCCGAGCACGTGCGGGCCCAGCTCGTGCGGGACACCGGCCTGGACCCCGCCCGCACCCGCTGGATCCCCAATGCCGTTCGCCTGCCGGGGTCGGAGTGGTCCGCAGCCCACCCCGTGGATCCCACGCAGCGCTTCACCCTGGGCCTCGTGGGGGCCCTGCCGGAGCGCAAGGGGCTGGACCGCGCCCTGGACGTGCTGGCCCTGCTGCGCGCCGAGGACCCCCACTTCCGGCTCCGGATCCGCGGGCACCGCCCGGAGGACCTCGCCTGGGTGCGGGAGCGCCCCGCGGCCCGGGCGTACTACGCGGCCCAGCGGCGGCGGATGGCCGAGGACCCGCTGCTCGCGGGCGCGGTGGAGTGGGACCCGCACGGACCGGACATGGACCGCTGGTACGCGTCCGTCGGCACGGTGCTGTCCACCTCGGACTTCGAGTCCTTCCACTTCACCCTGCCCGACGGCGCCGCGCACGGCCGCCTGCCGCGCTCGTTGGCCTGGGCTGGCGCGGACCTGCTCTACCCGGCGGACTGGCTCGCCCCGGACACCGCGGGGCTTGCCGCCGCAGTCCGGGACGCGGTGCGGGACCCCGAGGCATGGACGGCGTCCGTGCACGCGGCCCGGTCCTTCGTCGCCCGCACCTACGCCGAGGACCTCGTCCTGCCCGCCCTCGCCGACGCCGTGCTCGGCGTCCGCTGA
- a CDS encoding ABC transporter ATP-binding protein, whose translation MQPHADALEVTRPSVVVDEAAMTYTVRSADAVQGGRRASSGVRTTVVEALKPLTFAVERGESVGVIGTNGSGKSTLMKLVTGQLQPTSGRVYATSTPVMLGVNAALVRQVSGEDNIMLGCLAMGMSRRQAREKRDAVAALSGLDDKALEMPLKAYSSGMASRLQFAIATSVDPDILVIDEALNTGDAQFRARTRARLDELREQAGCVFLVSHSLSTIQEMCSRAIWIERGVLTMDGDPERVTRTYRRYTRRMSDGREDEGRELLAEKQAEVVRRRIAWADGTPPTGTTQG comes from the coding sequence ATGCAGCCGCACGCCGACGCCCTCGAAGTGACGCGCCCGTCCGTGGTGGTGGACGAGGCGGCGATGACCTACACCGTCCGCTCGGCGGACGCCGTCCAGGGCGGCCGGAGGGCCTCCAGCGGCGTCCGGACCACCGTGGTGGAGGCCCTCAAGCCGCTGACCTTCGCGGTGGAGCGGGGCGAGTCCGTGGGCGTGATCGGCACCAACGGCTCCGGCAAGTCCACGCTGATGAAGCTGGTCACCGGCCAGCTGCAGCCCACCTCCGGACGCGTCTACGCCACCAGCACCCCCGTGATGCTGGGGGTGAACGCCGCCCTGGTGCGTCAGGTCTCCGGCGAGGACAACATCATGCTCGGGTGCCTGGCCATGGGGATGAGCCGCCGGCAGGCGCGGGAGAAGCGCGACGCCGTCGCCGCCCTCTCCGGCCTGGACGACAAGGCGCTCGAGATGCCCCTGAAGGCCTATTCCTCCGGCATGGCCTCGCGACTCCAGTTCGCCATCGCGACCTCGGTGGACCCGGACATCCTGGTGATCGACGAGGCCCTGAACACGGGCGACGCCCAGTTCCGGGCGCGCACGCGGGCCCGGCTGGACGAGCTGCGCGAGCAGGCCGGCTGCGTCTTCCTCGTGAGCCACTCCCTGAGCACCATCCAGGAGATGTGCTCGCGGGCGATCTGGATCGAGCGCGGCGTCCTGACGATGGACGGTGATCCTGAACGGGTGACGCGGACCTACCGGCGGTACACACGGCGCATGTCCGACGGGCGTGAGGACGAGGGCCGCGAGCTGCTCGCGGAGAAGCAGGCGGAGGTCGTCCGCCGCCGGATCGCCTGGGCGGACGGCACACCCCCGACAGGGACGACCCAGGGGTGA
- a CDS encoding ABC transporter permease yields MAESAEAEQRGAPASEVLRVDGTGLGRVGARPGLGRYVASLWDYRSFILFDSRSRIAGATSTNALGRIWMILNPILDGGAYFLVFGLLLQTGRGIENFIAYLIVGVFLFRYTSQAITNGSRSISSNLSIVRAFQFPRATLPIATNLRELLLFLPTLAVMVVLILAIPPLEDITWRWLLLLPLLALQTLFNLGLSLLLARVVARWADVANLISFGTRIWLYLSAVFFSVERFEHIPPLVTAMHLNPMYCVLDIARQSLLYGTDADPLRWIVLIAWTVALLALGTLVFWDAEESYGEER; encoded by the coding sequence ATGGCCGAGTCCGCTGAGGCCGAGCAGCGCGGGGCGCCCGCCTCGGAAGTCCTGCGCGTCGACGGCACGGGCCTGGGCCGCGTGGGCGCCCGACCGGGCCTGGGCCGCTACGTGGCCTCGCTGTGGGACTACCGTTCCTTCATCCTCTTCGACTCGCGCTCCCGGATCGCGGGGGCCACCTCGACGAACGCCCTGGGGCGGATCTGGATGATCCTGAACCCGATCCTCGACGGCGGGGCGTACTTCCTGGTGTTCGGCCTCCTCCTGCAGACCGGCCGCGGGATCGAGAACTTCATCGCCTACCTGATCGTGGGCGTGTTCCTCTTCCGCTACACCTCCCAGGCCATCACGAACGGCTCCCGGTCGATCTCGTCGAACCTGTCCATCGTGCGGGCCTTCCAGTTCCCGCGGGCCACGCTGCCGATCGCCACCAATCTGCGCGAGCTCCTGCTCTTCCTCCCGACGCTGGCCGTGATGGTCGTCCTGATCCTGGCCATCCCGCCGCTGGAGGACATCACGTGGCGCTGGCTGCTGCTCCTCCCCCTCCTGGCCCTGCAGACCCTCTTCAACCTGGGCCTGTCCCTGCTGCTGGCCCGCGTGGTGGCCAGGTGGGCGGACGTCGCCAACCTGATCTCCTTCGGCACCCGCATCTGGCTGTACCTCTCGGCGGTGTTCTTCAGCGTCGAGCGCTTCGAGCACATCCCGCCGCTGGTGACCGCCATGCACCTCAACCCGATGTACTGCGTGCTGGACATCGCCCGGCAGTCGCTGCTGTACGGCACCGACGCCGACCCGCTGCGCTGGATCGTCCTGATCGCCTGGACCGTCGCCCTCCTGGCGCTGGGCACCCTGGTGTTCTGGGACGCCGAGGAGTCCTACGGGGAGGAGCGATGA
- a CDS encoding MFS transporter, whose amino-acid sequence MPSSPPAARVPLPPEIKVMVAAAFVIAIGFGIIAPLLPQYAELFASDFANPATAVAAVVSAFGLTRLLFAPVSGRLTNRLGETPVYMTGVLIVAASMFLIAFAQDYTQLLLYRALGGIGSTLFTVSAMAFLAAKAPPTIRGRVSGAYASAFLIGNIVGPIVGSVLAVFGFRVPFLIYGTSLVIAAGIVFVMLRDTRVQDRARGESRPVMPLREALGHGAYRAALISMFANGWATFGVRNAITPLFAASAFTGTALLGWGITEENRQLMAGLALSVFAAGNVLAVTFSSRLSDVHGRKPLILIGLVVMAVFTGAIGWMESPLLFLVSCALAGAGTGTLNSPQQAAVADLVGQGRRAGPVMSTGQMSGDLGAILGPLLVGLVVDAAGYGWGFVVTGAVIAVGALAWARAPETNLPVAPGGPRTGSLPKVDPGVDSRRVEGRELG is encoded by the coding sequence ATGCCCTCCTCCCCTCCGGCCGCACGCGTGCCCCTGCCGCCCGAGATCAAGGTGATGGTCGCGGCGGCGTTCGTGATCGCGATCGGCTTCGGCATCATCGCGCCCCTGCTGCCGCAGTACGCGGAGCTGTTCGCGTCCGACTTCGCCAATCCGGCCACCGCCGTCGCCGCCGTGGTCTCCGCGTTCGGGCTCACCCGCCTGCTGTTCGCCCCCGTCTCCGGACGGCTCACCAACCGGCTCGGCGAGACCCCCGTCTACATGACGGGCGTGCTGATCGTGGCGGCCTCCATGTTCCTCATCGCGTTCGCGCAGGACTACACGCAGCTGCTGCTCTACCGCGCCCTCGGCGGCATCGGCTCCACGCTGTTCACGGTCTCCGCCATGGCGTTCCTGGCCGCCAAGGCCCCGCCCACCATCCGCGGGCGGGTCTCGGGCGCCTACGCCTCTGCGTTCCTGATCGGCAACATCGTCGGGCCGATCGTGGGCTCCGTGCTGGCCGTGTTCGGCTTCCGGGTCCCGTTCCTGATCTACGGCACCTCACTGGTGATCGCCGCGGGCATCGTGTTCGTCATGCTGCGGGACACCCGCGTGCAGGACCGCGCCCGCGGCGAGTCCCGTCCGGTGATGCCGCTGCGGGAGGCGCTGGGCCACGGCGCCTACCGTGCCGCGCTGATCTCGATGTTCGCCAACGGGTGGGCGACCTTCGGCGTGCGCAACGCGATCACCCCCCTGTTCGCCGCGAGCGCGTTCACCGGGACGGCGCTGCTGGGGTGGGGCATCACAGAGGAGAACCGCCAGCTCATGGCCGGGCTCGCCCTGTCCGTGTTCGCCGCCGGCAACGTCCTGGCGGTGACCTTCAGCTCCCGACTCTCCGACGTCCACGGACGCAAGCCGCTGATCCTGATCGGCCTGGTCGTGATGGCCGTGTTCACGGGGGCCATCGGCTGGATGGAGTCGCCGCTGCTGTTCCTCGTCTCGTGCGCGCTGGCCGGCGCGGGCACCGGCACCCTCAACTCCCCCCAGCAGGCCGCCGTGGCGGACCTGGTGGGCCAGGGCCGCCGGGCCGGACCCGTGATGTCCACGGGCCAGATGTCGGGAGACCTGGGCGCCATCCTGGGCCCGCTGCTCGTGGGCCTCGTGGTGGACGCGGCCGGCTACGGCTGGGGCTTCGTGGTGACGGGGGCGGTGATCGCCGTCGGCGCCCTCGCCTGGGCCCGGGCCCCGGAGACCAACCTGCCGGTCGCCCCCGGCGGACCGCGGACCGGTTCCCTGCCAAAGGTCGACCCGGGCGTGGACTCGCGCCGGGTCGAGGGGCGCGAGCTCGGCTGA